One Streptomyces umbrinus genomic window, ATATCTGACCGCGCGGCAGGGGTCCGGCACACAGGTCGCCCCGCTGCAATCCCCGGCCGCGGACGCGCCGGAGGCGACGGCAGGCGCGCGTGCACCCCGTTTCGATCTGCGGCCCGGCAGTCCCGACGTCGGTACGTTCCCGGCGGCGGCCTGGCTGCGCGCGCTGCGCAGGGCCATCGCGAGCGCGCCCTCCCTGGCCTACGACTACGGGGACCCGCGCGGCCGGATCGAACTGCGGACGGCGTTGTCGGGGTACCTGGGGCGGGCGCGCGGGGTGATCGCGCCGCCCGAGCGGATCGTCGTGACCTCCGGGTACGTGCAGGGGCTCGCGCTCCTCACGCGCGTGCTGGACGCCGGAGTGATCGCCATGGAGGACCCCGGCCTCCCCTTCCACCGGGACGTGGTGCGGCACAACGGCGGAACCGTGGCCCCTGTGGAGGTCGATGAACGGGGCGCTTCGGTAAGGGGGTTGGACGATGCGGCGGCCGTCGTCCTCACGCCCGCGCACCAGTACCCGACCGGGGTGACCCTGCACCCGGAGCGGCGGCGGGCCCTCACCGACTGGGCACGCGCGCGTGGAGGGCTGATCGTCGAGGACGACTACGACGGGGAGTTCCGCTACGACCGGCAGCCCGTGGGCGCCCTTCAGGGGATGGCGCCCGGACATGTCGTCTACCTGGGGACGGCGTCCAAGACGCTCGGGCCCGCGCTGCGGCTCGGCTGGATGGTGCTGCCGCCGCACCTCGTGGACGCGATCGCCGACGCCAAGCTGCACACCGACCACCACACGGAGTCGATCGGCCAGCTGGCCCTCGCCGAAATGATCAACAGCCACGCCTACGACCGGCACGTACGCGCGGGCCGCCTGCGGTACCGGCGGCGACGGGACCAGTTGCTGGACCGGGTGGGGACGCGGCGCGGGGTCCGGGGCATCGCGGCGGGTCTGCACGCGCTGATCGACGTGAGCGACGAGGCCGCGGTGCTGGCGCGGGCCGCCGAGGAGGGGCTCGCGGTGGGACACCTCGGGGAACACTGGCACACGGCGGACGACGGACGGCCGCAGGGGCTCGTGGTGGGGTACGGGACGCCTCGGGAGCGGGTCTATCCGAAGGCGCTGGAGGTGCTGGGGCGGGTGCTGGAGGGGCCTGAGGGCCGGAGCTGAGCGCGCCGGGCGGTGGCTCGGGAGCCGGTTGGATTGGGCCAAGAAAGCACATGAATTTTGGGCCTATTTAGAGCCCCATTCCATCCGTAGCGTCGTAGTCATGACGAACCGAGTCGCACCCGCCGGAGCCCCCGCGAAGACGAGCCGCGTGATCCCGCCCGCGGGTCCGCAGCGCGTTCTGGCCCTGGCCCAGTTGAGCAACTCCGTCGGGGACGGTGCCTACTACGTCACGTCCGCCCTCTACTTCACCCACGTCGTCGGGCTCGCCCCCGCGCGCGTGGGGCTCGGACTCACGGTCGCGTGGGCGGTCGGTTCGCTGGTGGGCGTGCCCCTTGGGCGGCTCACCGACCGGCGCGGGCCGCGCGGCACGGCGGTACTGCTGGCGCTCGCGACGAGCGTCGCGGTGGCGTCCTTCCTCGTCGTACGCGGCTTCGTGCCGTTCGTGCTGGCGGCGTGCGTGTACGCCTCCGCGCAGTCGGGGCTCGCGGCGGCCCGGCAGGCGCTGCTGGCCGGGCTGGTGTCCCGGGAGGAGCGGACGGGGCTGCTCGCGCACCTCCAGTCGACGCTCAACGCCGGTCTCGCGGTGGGGGCGGGGCTCGGCGGACTCGCGCTGCACCTGGGCACGCGGGAGGCCTACCTCGGGGTGTTCGCGCTGGACTCGGTGAGCTTCCTGCTGTGCGCGGCGGTGCTGCTGCGGCTGCCCGTCGTGAAGGCGGTGTCCGCGCGCGTGGCCGACGAAAAGGGGCGCGGCGACGCCCTCGGAGTGCTGCGCGATCGCCCGTACGCCCTGGTGACGCTCCTCAACACCGTGCTGTTGCTGCGGATGCCGCTGCTGAGCCTGGGCATCCCGCTGTGGATCTCCGAGCGGACCGAAGCCCCGACCTGGCTGGTGTCCGCGCTGTTCGTGCTCAACACCGGTGCGGTGATGCTCTTCCAGGTACGGATGGCACGCGGGGTTCGGGGGCCGGCGTCGGCCACGCGCGCGGTGCGGCGTTCGGGGCTCGTGATGCTGGCGTCGTGCGCGGTGTTCGCGCTGTCGGCGGGGGTCTCGCCCTGGATGGCGGTGGGCGTGCTGACGGTCGGCGCGGTGCTCCAGGTCGTCGCCGAGATGCAGCAGTCGGCGGGTTCCTGGCAGCTGTCGTTCGACCTCGCCCCCGCCGACCGGGTGGGCGAGTACCAGGGCTTCTTCGGTACGGGCGTGACGGTGGCGCGGACCGCGGGGCCGCTGGTCCTGACGTCGCTGCTCGTGGGGTGGGGGACGCCCGGGTGGCTGCTCCTCGGCGGCCTGATGCTGGCGGCCTCGTACGCGATGGGTCCTGCCGTGCGGTGGGCGACGGACAGCCGGCCCGCCGCCGCACCGATGGTCAGGCGGCCAGTACCGGTGAACTGACCGTCACCGGCAGCGAGTCCACGAACAGGGCCCCCGCGAGCAGCCCGCTGCTTCCGCGGGGGCTCCACGCGCGCGCGTGGAGGTCGTCGTCGAAGGCGGCCAGCGCCGCGCGGCCCGCCTCCGTGGACGTGCTCCCCGCAGCCAGGACCCCGCGGGCGCCCGCCTGGACGTGCCGCAGGCCGTGCGGGCCCGCTGTGTAGAGCAACTCCGTGTCCTGGAGCGTCGACATCACGGTCATCAGGGCGTCGAGCCGGGCGTACGGCTCGGGGACGCCGGCCGAGCGGGCCGTGGCCAGTGCGTCCAACGCCCGCCTTACGTGCGGGAATCCGGCCCTGGCCTCGCCCCTCGCGCCGGCCGCGCCGTACTGGGCGGAGACCGACGAGCCGCGGGAGGGGCGGCGCGGCGCCCGCCGGTCGGGGTGCGCCGCGATCCGCTTGGCGGTCGCGGCCAGGTCGCGCCCGGTGGCGCGGGGTTCCAGGGCCGCCGCGGCGACCAGCAGGCCGAGCACCCACAGGGCTCCGCGGTGGCCACCGCCCGCCAGGGTCACCGAGTGCTCGGTGGAGCGCCCTATCGCGCCGAGCTCCGCCCTCAGTTCCGGTGTCGCCGAGCCGGTGCGGCGGGCGGCCGCCGCCATGGCCGCGAGGCCCGGGGCCAGCGCCTTGGCCGACCAGCGCAGCGAGCAGTGGTCCTCGCCGGTCGCGCGGGCGGCGAGGTCACGCGGGTCGGGCAGTCCGGGCTTGGGGGCCAGCGCCAGGTGCCCGGTCAGGGCGGTCACGGCGGCGTGGGCCAGCGTCTCGTCCTCACGGCTGCTCATCGAAACCTCACGGCCTCTCATCGACGTAAACGCTTACGAGGAGGATTCGGTGGAGGAGGCCGACGCGCTCGGGGCGTCGCTCGGCGCATCGCCGGGCGCGCCGCTCGGGGGCGTCCCGCCACCACCACCGCTGCCCGCGCCCGTGTTCTCGGTGTCCGGGTCGATGCCGAGGGTGATGGATCCCTTGTAGCCCTTGGAGGGGTCCTTCTTGTGGACGGGCTTCAGGGTGAGCAGGCCGCTGGAGGCGCCTCCGCCGTCGTAGACCATGTCGTCGTCGAGCTTGGTCCAGGTGCCGGTGTGCCGCGAGTACGGCTCCAGCTCGAAGATCTGCTCGGCGACGGCGTCGTCGAAGAAGAGCTGGCCGGTGAAGTTGACCTTGCCGCCCTCGTAGGTGCCGTCCTCCTTCTCGCCGCCGGTGTGCACCTTCACGTGGATGTGGCAGGTCCGCGGCGTGTACCAGCCGGGGACGATCGTCTCGAACTTGACGACCCCGTTGGCGTTGGCGACCTGGTAGCCGCGCAGGTACGTCTTGTCGTCGGCTGTCGAGCCGTCCTCGCTCTCGGCGGGCGCCGAGCCGCCGGGGTTGGCGGTCGTGTAGCCGGAGTAGTAGCCCCAGGCGTCGCAGTGCCAGATCTCCACGGCCGCGCCGGCCACCGGGGCGCACGACTCGGTGGTGTCCTGCACGGTGATGCGCAGCGTCAGCGGGACACCGCTCTTGCCCTCGGTGATGTCCTTCCGCACGAGAGCGCCGTCCAGGTAGTACGGGCCCTCCGTGACACTGGACATGAGGACACAGGTGCCGCTGCTCGAACCGGCGGACGCGCTCGCGGCGACCGTCTCCGTGGCCGTCGTCTCCGTGGCCGTGGCGGTCGTCTCGTCGGCGAAGGCGGACTGGTATCCCGCGATCGCGAGCCCGCCGGCCGCGACCGTGCCACCGGTGACCGCGATCGCGCGGCGCCGGGTGATCGTCGTGTCTTTGTGTGTTCCCGTCATGCCGGGAAAGCTAGGGACGCCGTCCGTCAGGAACATGGGGGGCGGCTGTGAGGACGCTGAGAATGCCGGGGAGGCCGAAGTCGGCGGGAAAACAACCCTCCCTAGGGGGTGGCCATCAGCGGCGTGTCCTCGCGCCACTTGAGCATCTTGTCGAAGCTGACCACCGCGCCGCCCCGGCCCGGCTTGTTGCCGATGTGGACGTGGTCGGCGAGCTCCTGGATCAGACAGAGGCCCCGGCCGTTCTCGGCGTCGCTGTGGGCGGGGCGGACCGGGGCGCGTCCCCGTCCCGAGGGGAACCCCGGTCCGGAGTCGGCCACTTCGATGCGGCACGTCTCGCCGTCCAGGTAGGCCGTGACCCGGTAGGCCTCGCCGGACTCCCCGTGGACGGACTCGCCCCCGTGCTCGACGGCGTTGGCGCAGGCCTCGCTCAGCGCGACGGAGAGGTCGTAGGAGATGTCGGGATCCACCCCTGCCGACTCCATCGTGCCGAGCAGCAGGCGCCGGGCGAGCGGCACGCTCGCCGCTTCACGCCGGAGATGGAGGGACCACCAGATGCTCATGCTCCAGCCTCCTGGCCGCGGCTCGACATACCGATACGTATTGCCGCACAGGGCCGGGTGTAAGCGTGCCGTTGACGTGATGCCGCCCATTCGGGGGATGTGCCGGCGCCATCCGCCGGTGTACGTGCGTACTACCGGTGTCAGAACGTGACCTTCCGGAACGTACGTCACCTTGTGGACCTGCCGTGTGGCGCGGGTGAGCCCAGTGCGATGATGAGCCCGCCATGACTGCCCCCCACCAGCGCGCGTGCACCGGAGGTGAACTCCGGGTCCTGAGGGCCGCGGTGTTCACCGCGGTCTGTGTCGTGCTGGCCGCGGCCGGTCATGCGATCGTCTCCTGCGCCACGGTTCCCCTGTGGTCGCTGGGCGCCGGATTCCTCGCCGTCTTCGCCGTCGCGGCGCCGCTCGCCGGGCGTGAGCGCTCCCTGCCGGGCATCGTCGTGCTGCTGGCGGTCGGCCAGGCCGTACTGCACACGCTCTTCGGGCTCGGCCAGCACGGCACGGCGGCGATGGCGTCAGCGGGTGTGGACGCCTCGCTCGTGGCCCGGGCCGCCCGGCTGGTGTGCGGGGCGTCCGTCGCGACGCTCAGCCCCGCCCAGGCGCAACGGATCCTCGCCAACGCCCGGCTGGACGCGATCGGTACGGGCGGGGCGGGCGGCACGGGCACGGCTCACGCGGCCCACGAACAGGCGGGCGCCATGGCGTCGGCCGCCGCCGGGACCCCGATGTCGGCGCTGCCGTCGCTGTCCATGTTGCTCGGCCACGTTCTCGCGGCCGCCGCCACCGGATGGCTGCTGCGCCGCGGGGACGTCGCGCTGCGGCGCCTCCTGCGCCTCTCGGCGCACGGAGTGGCCGAAGGGGCGCTCGTCTCCCTGCGCGGGGCCCTGGCGCTCGTACGCGCCCTGCTGGCGGGTCTCCCGGGCACGTCCCCCGAGGCGCCGCGCGTACCGCGGGCCACGGAGTACGTGCCACCGGCCGTACCAGCGACCGCTCTTCAGCACTCGGTCGTCCGGCGCGGTCCGCCGGCCCACAGGGTTCTCACCCTCGCCGCCTGACGCGACGCACCACTTCTGGACGTATCACTCCCGGGGGACCGTCGTGCGGCACGCGCGCGTGCCCGCTCTTTCGCACGCGCAACCCCGTTCTGCCACCGAACCAGTGCTGAAAGTGGAGTGTCCCTGCCATGAAGGCTTCCCGTATCGCCGCGACCGGTGCCGTCGCCGCCTCCGCCGTCCTAGTCCTGTCCGGCCCCGCGTTCGCGCACGTCAGCGTGCAGCCCGAGGGCACGGCCGCCAAGGGTGGCTACGCGACCGTCAACTTCAAGGTGCCGAACGAGCGCGACAAGGCCTCGACCACCAAGCTCGAAGTGAACTTCCCGGCCGACCACCCGCTCGCCTCGGTGATGCCGCAGGCCGTCGACGGCTGGACCGTCAAGGTCACCAAGTCCAAGCTCGACAAGCCGCTCGAACTGCACGGCGAGAAGATCAACGAGGCCGTCACCAAGGTCACCTGGACCGCCGACGGCAAGGGCATCCAGCCCGGCTACTTCCAGAAGTTCCCGCTCTCCATCGGCGCGCTGCCCGAGGACACCGACGAGCTGGTGTTCAAGGCGATCCAGACGTACTCCAACAAGGAGGTCGTGCGCTGGATCGAGACCTCGACGAAGGGCGCGGAGGAGCCCGAGTCGCCGGCTCCGGTGCTCGCCCTGTCCGCCGCCGAGGGCGACCACCACGGATCCGCCTCCTCCGCCTCCGACGACTCTGCGGAGGCCGACGACGCGAAGGCCGCCGCCAACACCTCGACCACCGAGGCCGCCTCCTCCGACAGCAGCGACACCACGGCCCGTGTACTGGGCGTCGTGGGCATCGTCGTCGGCGTGGCGGGCGTGGCGTTCGGCGTGCTCGCCGGTCGTCGGCGTACCACCGCGTAAGCCAAGTCCCACCCATCGAAACCTCGGACGCCCCACCGGGATCCCCGGCCGAATCCGTTTTCCGGCCGGGGGTCCGGCCCGCCGCACAGCGGCGATCGGCGGTGGCGTCCCCCCGGAGAATGCACTATGCGCAAGAAGACGTACGCCGCGGCCGCGCTGTTCGCCGCGGCCGCCCTGACCCTTTCCGCCTGCGGCAGCGGTGACGACGCCGACAACGCGGTCGCCGAGGTCTCCGAGGAGGCAGGCTCCGACAAGGCCGCGACGGTCCTCGACAAACCGTTCGAAAAGCCGGACCTCGTCCTCACCGACACCCACGGCAAGCAGTACGACCTCCGCAAGGAGACCAAGGGCAAGCCGACACTGATCTACTTCGGCTACACCAACTGCCCCGACGTCTGCCCGCTGACGATGAACAACATCGCCGTCGCCGAGAAGCAGCTCGCCCAGAACAAACAGGTGACGCAGGCCGAGAAGGACTCGCTCCGCATCGTGTTCGTCACCACCGACCCCGAGCGGGACACCTCCGCCGCGCTCGGCAAGTGGCTCAAGGGCATCGACCCCGATGTCGTCGGCCTGACCGGCTCCTTCGCCACGATCCAGGGCGGCGCCCGGACGCTCGGCATCTCCATCGAGGCGCCGAAGAAGGACAAGACCGGCAAGGTCGTCTCGATGCACGGCACCCAGGTCATCGCCTTCTCCCCGAAGACCGACGGCGGTTACGTGCTGTACGGCGAGGACGCCACCGTCGACGACTACACCAAGGACCTCCCCAAGCTGATCAAGGGCGAGAAGCCGTGACGCGTCGTACGGCGGCCAGGAGGGTGTCCACGTCCACGGGGGCCTCGGCGGCTGCCCTCGTCGTGGCCGCCGCCCTGGCCCTGGCGGGCTGCGGCGACTCGGACTCGGACTCCTCGGAACCCGAACTGTCCGTCGCCGCGATCTACATGCCGCAGCCGGTCTCGGACTCCATGGCGGCCGGTTTCCTGATCGTCGCCAACGCCGGCGGAGCCGACGACAGGCTGTCCTCCGTCACCAGCGACGTCGCCGGCGAGGTCACCCTCCACACGACGTCCGGGCAGTCGATGACCGAGGTCAAGAACCTCGACGTCCCCGGTCACGGGAAGCTCGTCCTGGAGAGCGGCGGCAACCACCTCATGTTCGAGAAGCTGAAGCGCAAGCCGAAGGAGGGCGACAAGGTGTCCCTGGAGCTGCACTTCACCAAGTCCGGGCCGATGAAGGTCGAGATGCCGGTGAAGTCCCCCACCTACCGGCCCACGGCGACCACCAAATCGTCCATGCAGTCGTCCTCGACGTCTCACCACTGAGGGAGGGACCAACCGTGAGCCAGACCATCGCTCCCCGAGTCCGGACGCTGCTGTTGCTGCTCCTCGCCGTCACCGGCGCGCTCCTCGCCGGGTCCGCGCCCGTCTCCGCGCACGCCGCCCTGACGGCGAGCGACCCCCAGCAGGGATCGGTGGTCAAGGAGGCGCCGGCCCAGGTGTCGCTCACCTTCTCCGAGGGTGTCGCGATGTCCGACGGATCGGTGCGCGTGCTCGACCCCAAGGGCAAGCGCGTCGACACCGGGAAGACCAGCGAGCAGGGCACGAACACGTACTCCGTGAAGCTGCACTCGGGCCTGCCGGACGGCACGTTCACCGTCACCTACCAGGTGGTGTCGGCGGACAGCCACCCCGTCTCCGGCGCCTTCACCTTCTCCATCGGGGCCCCCTCGACGACCTCCGTCTCCGTGTCCGACCAGGAGGCCGGCGGCGGAGTGGTGGGCGGGCTCTACGGCTTCGCGCGCTATCTCTCGTACGCGGGCTTCATCCTCCTCGTCGGCGGCGCGGCCTTCGTGCTGGCCTGCTGGCAGCGGGGCACCGGGGAGCGGTCGGTGCAGCGGCTGGTCGTCTCCGGGTGGCTCGCGCTGACCGGGGCCACGCTCGCCATGCTGCTGCTGCGCGGCTCGTACACCGGCTCCGGGAAGGTCGGGGACATCTTCGACCTGAGCCTGCTCAGCGATGTGCTGCAGACCAAGACGGGCGCGGCGCTGGTCTCGCGCCTGCTGCTGCTCGCGGCGGGCGCCCTGTTCATCGCCGTGCTCTTCGGAGCGTACGAAAAGCGCGAGGACGACGAGGAGAAGGGCGATCTGACCTTCGGGCTCGCCATCGGCGGGTTCGTCGTGGCGGCGGGTCTGGCCGCGACCTGGGCCATGGCCGAGCACGCCTCGACCGGTATCCAGACCGGGATCTCGATGCCCGTCGACGTGCTGCACCTGCTTGCCGCCGCCGTCTGGCTGGGCGGCCTGTCGACGCTGCTCGTGGCGCTCTACCGCGCGCCGTCCATCGAGCCGGCCGTAGTACGCCGCTTCTCCCGCATCGCGTTCGGCAGCGTGGCCGTGCTGGCCGCGACGGGCATCTACCAGTCGTGGCGGCAGCTCGGCTCCTGGTCCGCGTTCACCGGGACCTCGTACGGGCAGCTGCTGCTCGTCAAGATCGGCCTGGTGGTCGTCCTCGTCGGCATCGCGTGGATATCGCGGCGCTGGACGGCGCAGCTGTCGCAGGCACCGGCCGCGAAGGCTGTGAAGAGCTCGGCGGCCACGCCGGCGAAGGCCACCGCGAAGACGCCTGCCAAGGTCTCGGCCAAGACTTCGGCAAAGGCTGCAGCGAAGACATCGGCGAAGACCTCCGCCCCGACCTCGGAGCGGTCGGAGGACGAGAACCGCGAGACCGAGGACGAGAAGGAGTCGGCCGCCACGCCCGCGGGCAGCGGCGACGGCAAGCGGGCCACCCAACTGGCCCGGCAGCGGGCAGCGGTGGCCACCGCGCGCGAGAAGCGCCGGCGTGACGCCGATCCGCTCCGCTCGGGTCTGCGCCGCTCGGTGCTCGCCGAGGCGGGCGTCGCGGTGGTCCTGCTGGCCGTCACCACCGTGCTGACGTCCACCGAACCCGGACGCACGGTGGAGGAGGCCGAGGCCGCCACCGCCGCCAGCTCGCAGGAGGCCACCGGAGCACTGGCCGTGGACATCCCGTTCGACACCGGAGGCAAGGACGGCAAGGGCCTCGCGCGCGTCGAGATCGACCCGGCCCGCGTCGGCGGCAACGACATGCACGTCTACGTACAGCGGCCGAACGGCAAGGCCTTCGACATCCCCGAGGTCAAGGTCTCCTTCACCCTGAAGGCGAAGGACATCGGGCCGCTGCCCGTGGTCCCCGACCGGATCGCCACCGGACACTGGACGGCGACCGGGGTACAGATCCCGATGGCGGGCAACTGGGCGATCGCGGTGACGGTGCGGACCTCCGACATCGACCAGGTGACCGTGGACAAGAACGCGCAGATCGGCTGAACGACACCATGGCTGAACAGTCCACTCCGGAGACGTCCTCCCCGGGTGCCCCCGCCGAAGGGGCACCCGGTCAGGGAGGCGTCCCCCAGAAGGCCACTGCCCCGAAGGCCGCTCCCAAGGGGGCCTCTTCCGAAAATGCCCCTCCTAGGGAGGCCGATTCCCAAAAGGCCCCCTCCAAGGGCGTCATTTCGCGGCGCCGCCTGCTCGGTACCGCCGGTGCCACCGGCCTCGCGCTCGGCGCCGCGGGCGGGGCCGCCGGATACGCCGCCGCGCCCTCCGCCGACCAGACCGCGCTCCTCAACTCGCTCGGCGCGGACGAGGTGATGTTTCACGGGAAACATCAGCCCGGCATCACGACCGCCCTGCAGGCCCGCGGCCACCTCGTCGCGTTCGATCTCGCGGCGGGCGCGGGCCGCAAGGAGGCGGCCGCCCTGCTGCGGCGCTGGTCGACGACGACCCAGCGGCTGATGGCGGGCGAAGCGTCCGCGAGCGCCGACACGGACGTGGCGCGCGACGCCGGACCCTCGTCCCTCACGGTCACCTTCGGCTTCGGCCACAGCTTCTTCGCCCGTACGGGACTGGAGAAGCAGCGGCCGATCGCCCTCGACCCGCTGCCCGACTTCTCCTCGGACCACCTGGACAAGGCGCGCAGCAACGGCGACCTGTGGGTGCAGATCGGCTCGAACGACGCCCTCGTCGCCTTCCATGCCCTGCGCGCGATCCAGAAGGACGCGGGACAGGCGGCGAAGGTGCGCTGGCAGATGAACGGCTTCAACCGCTCGCCGGGAGCCACCTCCCAGCCCATGACGGCCCGCAACCTGATGGGGCAGATCGACGGCACACGCAATCCCAAGCCGTCGGAGTCCGACTTCGACCGGCGGATCTTCGTGCCCGACGCGGGCGACCCGTCGTGGATGGCAGGCGGCTCGTACGCTGTCGTACGCCGTATCCGCATGCTCCTCGACGACTGGGAGCAGCTCTCGGTCAAGGCGCAGGAGGACGTGATCGGGCGGCGGAAGACCACCGGGGCGCCGCTCTCCGGCGGCACCGAGACGTCCGAGATGGACCTGGAGAAGACCGACGCCGCTGGCGGGCTCGTCGTCCCCATCAACGCCCATTCCCGTATCACCCGGCCCGACGAGAACGGCGGTGCCGCGATGCTGCGCAGGCCGTTCTCCTTCCACGACGGCATCGACGCGGACGGGGTCCCGGACGCGGGCCTGCTCTTCGTCTGCTGGCAGGCCGACCCGCTGCGCGGCTTCGTACCGGTGCAGCGCAAGCTCGACCGCGGTGACGCGCTGTCCACGTTCATCCGGCACGAGTCGAGCGGCCTGTTCGCGGTGCCGGGCGGGGCGGCGGAAGGGGAGTACGTGGGGCAGAAGTTGCTGGAGGGGTGAGATCAGCTCGCTGAGGCGGCTGGGACGGCTGAGGTGGCAGAGGCCGGAAGCGGGGGCCCTGCCGCGCAAGGCCCATTAGGGTGAGGCCATGCCAGCCAGCTACGCGTATCTCGGCCCCGAGGGCACCTTCACCGAAGTCGCCCTGCGGACTCTTCCGGAGTCGGCCACCCGGCAGCTCATCCCGATGGTGTCCGTGCCCGCCGCGCTCGACGCGGTCCGGGCCGGCGAGGCCGAGGCCGCGTTCGTACCGATCGAGAACTCCGTCGAGGGCGGCATCACCACCACCGTCGACGAACTGGCCGTCGGCGAACCGCTGATGATCTACCGCGAGGTCCTTCTCTCGATCACCTTCGCGCTGCTGGTCCGCCCGGGCACGAAGCTCTCGGAGATCAAGACGGTCAGCGCACATCCGGCCGCGCAGCCGCAGGTCCGCAACTGGATGAAGAACAACCTCCCGGACGTCATCTGGGAGTCGGCGGCCTCCAACGCGGACGGCGCCCGCCTGGTGCAGGAGGGGCGCTACGACGCGGCCTTCGCGGGCGAGTTCGCGGCGGAACGGTACGGCCTCAAGGCCCTGGAGACCGGGATCCACGACGCGGAGAACGCGCAGACCCGGTTCGTCCTGGTGGGCAGGCCCGCCCGGCCCGCGGCGCCGACCGGCGCGGACAAGACCTCCGTGGTCATCTGGCAGCGCGACGACCACCCGGGTGCGCTGCTCGAACTCCTCCAGGAGTTCGCCGTCCGCGGGGTCAACCTGATGCTGCTGCAGTCCCGGCCGACCGGCGAGGGCATCGGCAACTACTGCTTCGCCATCGACGCCGAGGGACACATCGCGGACCGCCGCGTCGGCGAGGCGCTGATGGGCCTCAAGCGGATCTGTCCGCAGGTACGGTTCCTCGGTTCCTATCCGCAGGCCGACGTCGACCCCAAGGACGTACGTGCGCCGCGGGCCGGTACGTCCGACACCGAGTTCGCGGCGGCCTCGGACTGGCTGGCGCGCTGCCAGGACGGCCGGTTCTAGGCGGGCTGTGCCCAGCGGGTTACCGGGCGGAGCTTGCTCTGCTCGGCTTACTGAACGGGCTTTGCCGAGCAGGCCTTGCTGAGCGGGCTCGCCGAGCAGGGCTTGCTGGGCGAGCTTTGCCAAGCGCGACTTTCTGGGCGGAGTTCGCTGAACGGGGTTCGCTGGCCGCGGCTTTCTGGCCGCGGCTTGCTGAGCGGGCTTCTCTCACGGCCGCCGAGCGGACACCCGTTGGCAACCCGGCAGCCACTGGCCGTCTTCCGTGCGGTTTCCCGGGCGGAGCCGTCGGCTCCGCCCGCCCGTTTCGGCCAGTCCTACCTGCAGATTGTCTCTGTCCACAGAAGTTATCCACAGGCACGCTTCTCGACCTGGGGACAAGTCGACAACGAAGCGCGACTCAGTCGACAAATCGGCCTACAGCCCACAAGTCCGTCCACAGCCCCATCGGTCACCCTTCGTCCACCCGTTTCTGTTGACCAATCCCATAGAGCGAACCATTTCCACTCGAAAGTGCGTGTAGGGAGGGTTTGGTCCGGGAATTCTTGGCTCTGCACACAGCTTTGGGAACGATCACTTCCGATGTCCACAGATCTTTCGCACAGCCTGTGGATAACTTTTCCGGGGTGTGGATTTCTGTGGACAACCCAGCTCTCAAGTCCCGCTCCCCACAAGGGAATCGAGTCAACCGACCGAATCCCACCTGCCCCGTTCCAGGGATCGACTCCCCTTTCATTGACGTCTATTGAAGCGCCTCACCAATTCCCGCAAAACGTGACAGAAGCGACAGAACGGAATACCGGGTCGTGAGTCGGAACCCCGCACCGGTAGCCTTGTGGGGTGATTGACCTTCGCCTGCTTCGTGAGGACCCCGACCGTGTTCGCGCCTCCCAGCGCGCCCGTGGAGAGGACGTCGCCCTTGTCGACGCCCTCCTCTCCGCCGACGAGCGGCGCAGGT contains:
- a CDS encoding copper chaperone PCu(A)C codes for the protein MSTSTGASAAALVVAAALALAGCGDSDSDSSEPELSVAAIYMPQPVSDSMAAGFLIVANAGGADDRLSSVTSDVAGEVTLHTTSGQSMTEVKNLDVPGHGKLVLESGGNHLMFEKLKRKPKEGDKVSLELHFTKSGPMKVEMPVKSPTYRPTATTKSSMQSSSTSHH
- a CDS encoding copper resistance CopC/CopD family protein, producing the protein MSQTIAPRVRTLLLLLLAVTGALLAGSAPVSAHAALTASDPQQGSVVKEAPAQVSLTFSEGVAMSDGSVRVLDPKGKRVDTGKTSEQGTNTYSVKLHSGLPDGTFTVTYQVVSADSHPVSGAFTFSIGAPSTTSVSVSDQEAGGGVVGGLYGFARYLSYAGFILLVGGAAFVLACWQRGTGERSVQRLVVSGWLALTGATLAMLLLRGSYTGSGKVGDIFDLSLLSDVLQTKTGAALVSRLLLLAAGALFIAVLFGAYEKREDDEEKGDLTFGLAIGGFVVAAGLAATWAMAEHASTGIQTGISMPVDVLHLLAAAVWLGGLSTLLVALYRAPSIEPAVVRRFSRIAFGSVAVLAATGIYQSWRQLGSWSAFTGTSYGQLLLVKIGLVVVLVGIAWISRRWTAQLSQAPAAKAVKSSAATPAKATAKTPAKVSAKTSAKAAAKTSAKTSAPTSERSEDENRETEDEKESAATPAGSGDGKRATQLARQRAAVATAREKRRRDADPLRSGLRRSVLAEAGVAVVLLAVTTVLTSTEPGRTVEEAEAATAASSQEATGALAVDIPFDTGGKDGKGLARVEIDPARVGGNDMHVYVQRPNGKAFDIPEVKVSFTLKAKDIGPLPVVPDRIATGHWTATGVQIPMAGNWAIAVTVRTSDIDQVTVDKNAQIG
- the efeB gene encoding iron uptake transporter deferrochelatase/peroxidase subunit, coding for MAEQSTPETSSPGAPAEGAPGQGGVPQKATAPKAAPKGASSENAPPREADSQKAPSKGVISRRRLLGTAGATGLALGAAGGAAGYAAAPSADQTALLNSLGADEVMFHGKHQPGITTALQARGHLVAFDLAAGAGRKEAAALLRRWSTTTQRLMAGEASASADTDVARDAGPSSLTVTFGFGHSFFARTGLEKQRPIALDPLPDFSSDHLDKARSNGDLWVQIGSNDALVAFHALRAIQKDAGQAAKVRWQMNGFNRSPGATSQPMTARNLMGQIDGTRNPKPSESDFDRRIFVPDAGDPSWMAGGSYAVVRRIRMLLDDWEQLSVKAQEDVIGRRKTTGAPLSGGTETSEMDLEKTDAAGGLVVPINAHSRITRPDENGGAAMLRRPFSFHDGIDADGVPDAGLLFVCWQADPLRGFVPVQRKLDRGDALSTFIRHESSGLFAVPGGAAEGEYVGQKLLEG
- the pheA gene encoding prephenate dehydratase, yielding MPASYAYLGPEGTFTEVALRTLPESATRQLIPMVSVPAALDAVRAGEAEAAFVPIENSVEGGITTTVDELAVGEPLMIYREVLLSITFALLVRPGTKLSEIKTVSAHPAAQPQVRNWMKNNLPDVIWESAASNADGARLVQEGRYDAAFAGEFAAERYGLKALETGIHDAENAQTRFVLVGRPARPAAPTGADKTSVVIWQRDDHPGALLELLQEFAVRGVNLMLLQSRPTGEGIGNYCFAIDAEGHIADRRVGEALMGLKRICPQVRFLGSYPQADVDPKDVRAPRAGTSDTEFAAASDWLARCQDGRF